From a region of the Flavobacteriales bacterium genome:
- a CDS encoding response regulator transcription factor encodes MSNTRILLVEDDPNFGSVLSDYLRLNDYEVVHAEDGNVGLAKFRSESFDLCIFDVMMPKKDGFSLAREIQEMNEQKTPFIFLTAKNLKDDMVRGFKLGADDYLTKPFDSEVLLLKIQAILSRRNSGPVEKQTEYQLGGFAFQTELRELKKGAEVTRLSPKEARLLEMLVQRKNEVLSRSEALKTIWHDDNYFTSRSMDVYIAKLRKYLKADSRLEIINVHGEGFRLVEAT; translated from the coding sequence ATGAGTAATACGCGCATTTTATTGGTGGAGGACGACCCCAATTTTGGGTCGGTGTTGAGCGATTATTTACGGCTGAACGATTACGAGGTGGTTCATGCCGAGGACGGAAACGTTGGTTTGGCCAAGTTTAGGAGCGAAAGCTTTGACTTGTGCATCTTCGATGTGATGATGCCCAAAAAGGATGGTTTTTCGTTGGCCAGGGAAATTCAGGAGATGAATGAGCAAAAGACACCCTTTATCTTTTTAACGGCTAAGAACTTGAAGGATGATATGGTGCGTGGTTTTAAGTTGGGGGCCGACGATTATCTAACCAAACCCTTTGATTCTGAGGTGCTATTGCTGAAGATCCAGGCAATACTTAGCCGTCGGAATTCGGGTCCGGTTGAGAAGCAGACGGAATATCAGTTAGGTGGATTCGCTTTTCAAACGGAGTTACGTGAATTAAAGAAAGGGGCAGAGGTGACACGACTTTCTCCTAAGGAGGCACGCTTGCTGGAGATGCTGGTTCAGCGAAAGAACGAGGTGCTGTCTCGCTCCGAGGCATTAAAGACCATCTGGCACGACGATAACTACTTTACCTCGCGCTCCATGGACGTGTACATTGCCAAGCTACGCAAGTACCTAAAGGCAGATTCGCGTCTTGAGATCATCAATGTACACGGTGAGGGATTTAGGCTGGTGGAAGCGACTTAA
- a CDS encoding HAMP domain-containing histidine kinase — translation MKKNRLFGIIALMSVALVGIIGVQVYWVQNAVQVKDAQFRNRVSAVLQDFSMELEKEQRTWRVAKAMKPTMRGERRTILTTDSAVIVEHAVSDSNNRVVVKVDTVIRSSGEKTSTVVLNNMETGEEDRFVISVSGDGQDTMLMSAQDIEKSYAEVDQVMQEFFFEITTGPRSLSAQFDAENFSERLKEGLAADGLNLPFQFAVIEGGFPSKLHSQQFEPTDQEVYRTNLFINDIFNPRSDLLVIFPDKTNYYIRSLWGVVLLSLLFTGIIVFVFQRTIKTIMNQKRLSEIKSDFINNMTHEFKTPIATIGLALDSINAESIIANPEKVRHFTRIIREENARMHRQVESVLQVSQMERREMKLKLESVDIHEQLTEASEQIQLQFSAREGHITHEWKAEFSRVRIDEELMEHVWLNLLDNANKYSPESPEVTIRTSNSGDSLLVEVVDRGMGMTKEQQKQVFEKFYRVASGNIHDVKGHGLGLAYVKEIVEAHGGKVEALSEAGKGSTFIVELPLENE, via the coding sequence ATGAAGAAGAATCGACTTTTTGGGATCATTGCGCTTATGAGCGTGGCGTTGGTGGGAATCATCGGCGTGCAGGTGTACTGGGTTCAGAATGCCGTGCAGGTGAAGGATGCACAGTTTCGCAATCGCGTAAGTGCCGTGTTGCAGGATTTCAGCATGGAGCTCGAGAAAGAGCAACGCACCTGGCGGGTGGCCAAAGCTATGAAGCCGACCATGCGAGGCGAGCGCCGCACTATATTGACTACGGATAGTGCGGTGATCGTTGAGCACGCGGTAAGCGACTCCAATAATAGGGTAGTAGTAAAGGTCGATACCGTTATCCGCAGCAGCGGAGAAAAGACCTCTACCGTGGTGCTCAACAATATGGAGACCGGCGAAGAAGATCGGTTCGTGATCTCGGTCTCGGGCGATGGGCAGGATACCATGCTCATGAGTGCTCAGGACATCGAAAAAAGCTATGCCGAGGTGGACCAGGTGATGCAGGAATTCTTTTTCGAGATCACCACCGGGCCACGAAGCTTGAGCGCTCAATTCGACGCCGAGAATTTTAGTGAGCGACTAAAGGAGGGGTTGGCTGCGGACGGACTCAACCTGCCGTTTCAGTTTGCGGTGATCGAAGGTGGTTTTCCGTCCAAACTGCATTCGCAACAATTTGAACCAACGGATCAAGAGGTGTATCGTACGAATCTGTTTATCAACGACATATTTAATCCGAGGTCGGATCTGTTGGTGATCTTTCCGGACAAGACCAATTACTACATCAGGTCGCTTTGGGGTGTGGTGCTTTTAAGTCTTCTTTTTACCGGAATCATCGTGTTCGTTTTTCAAAGAACGATCAAGACCATCATGAATCAGAAGCGTTTGAGCGAAATCAAATCGGACTTCATCAACAACATGACGCACGAGTTCAAAACGCCCATAGCGACCATCGGTCTGGCCTTGGACAGTATCAATGCCGAGAGCATTATTGCCAATCCGGAGAAGGTGCGACACTTCACCCGAATCATCCGCGAGGAAAACGCGCGTATGCACCGTCAGGTAGAATCGGTACTGCAGGTTTCGCAGATGGAACGCCGGGAGATGAAGCTCAAGCTCGAAAGTGTCGATATACACGAGCAACTAACGGAAGCATCAGAGCAGATACAGCTACAATTTTCGGCCCGCGAGGGCCATATTACCCACGAGTGGAAAGCGGAGTTCAGCCGTGTGCGCATCGATGAGGAATTGATGGAGCATGTGTGGTTGAACCTTCTTGACAATGCGAACAAATATTCGCCGGAATCACCTGAAGTGACCATTCGCACGTCGAATTCAGGTGATTCGCTCCTAGTGGAAGTGGTAGATCGGGGAATGGGTATGACCAAGGAGCAGCAGAAACAGGTGTTCGAGAAATTTTACCGAGTGGCCTCCGGGAATATTCACGACGTCAAGGGACACGGCCTAGGACTGGCCTATGTCAAGGAGATCGTGGAAGCACACGGAGGCAAGGTCGAAGCGTTGAGCGAGGCCGGAAAGGGAAGTACCTTTATTGTAGAATTACCTTTAGAGAATGAGTAA